Proteins from a genomic interval of Yarrowia lipolytica chromosome 1E, complete sequence:
- a CDS encoding uncharacterized protein (Compare to YALI0E05775g, no similarity), whose translation MSGFTTFHAMIRLRPLTIPIRIFIRNVSLSSGFRHQKYKRLDYPKAPTLLRDPPPEVRAVPQTPPETFSVKRQGRNKAGRKQTTEMYTFVSQKDALEFELAPSAVLRQTIEKRLASLSQEQRELKAEMETQIARAGGVFAVRKGLVPGIYLHWDKVVRETGKMSQSEWKKLETVQEAQEWMGMYHVSPEDVCYDPFASRISFLEHLLSDEAKLEPEKKRWFAVKKGRQPGVYSNWEEAADQVIGYSGAVYASFSTDKQACKFLGMSKKEYFEQLKQDPTETDKEMIRQKRLADEQLQAYKRERDRIKFSQYAEAKMYIAPPDGGSPNRVKQLLTKCLQIQAEINKMVSLDKMRKFHMQDIFDELDQMTEEEKQECLESLDNSHLVDAYNVFNNPEYWDFYREYLLTKENYLGYESTTCSKGRGDTLFKSEFRECGTTKSTTEELAATEVSQWRQKNETSVENDTVKLDTSSEGFFSSTQELSERTEDTVDKKLTQRQKRDSKRATLKALDKSISENIAAPDDVAIGIKENGTVRNQAKKTTFENWLDGFSEAEKHKPASKITLTGHFKNATPQMRREMLKARHETKMELVARTADPSTTVTLDMLAGLTCNCGEPVFVRNRDSSAAAPLIPRRQLYLSTNRYKNLHGDSGWTNHTFKHKQADFDINTTSFRDHHDHKLLRAFETNWRIMFNSLSKQLGPIAANHAGRYDDVEANVVYTDGSHNALPSPLLYNAGAAGWGVHFEKGLMPDACGRVPGEQTPGRAEILAMVMAIRIISRHMTYRSQKWEIRTDSLWTLRLLEHGWEGLEPTERMRSHPNYYLIKRLRALLYENQNISLRFIRSQHMHSGARIADKLAKKGARKKYSETAEQYGTDDEDIFIHDPALSAFFPSATVPSNLRSSMWTDNKE comes from the coding sequence ATGAGTGGTTTTACAACTTTTCACGCCATGATCAGGTTGCGACCGCTGACGATCCCAATACGCATATTTATTCGCAATGTGTCACTCTCGTCCGGCTTTCGCCATCAGAAGTACAAACGTCTAGATTACCCGAAAGCTCCAACTCTTTTGAGAGACCCGCCTCCCGAGGTGCGGGCAGTGCCACAGACTCCCCCAGAGACGTTTTCAGTGAAGCGGCAGGGACGCAACAAGGCTGGACGCAAGCAGACAACCGAAATGTACACGTTTGTGTCGCAGAAGGATGCCTTGGAGTTTGAGCTGGCTCCCTCGGCAGTGTTGAGACAGACTATCGAGAAGCGGCTTGCCAGTTTGAGTCAGGAACAGAGAGAACTCAAGGCTGAGATGGAGACCCAGATTGCGCGCGCCGGCGGCGTTTTTGCTGTGCGAAAGGGGCTGGTTCCTGGAATTTATTTGCATTGGGATAAGGTGGTCAGAGAGACTGGCAAGATGAGCCAAAGTGAAtggaagaagctggagacggTGCAAGAGGCCCAGGAGTGGATGGGCATGTACCACGTGTCTCCCGAGGATGTGTGCTACGATCCGTTTGCATCTCGGATCTCATTCCTTGAGCACTTGCTATCTGATGAGGCGAAACTGGAGCCTGAAAAGAAGCGTTGGTTTGCTGTGAAGAAGGGCAGGCAACCAGGTGTGTACAGCAACtgggaggaggctgctgacCAGGTTATCGGATACTCTGGAGCTGTGTACGCTTCTTTTTCTACCGACAAGCAGGCTTGCAAGTTTCTGGGAatgtccaagaaggaatACTTTGAACAACTAAAGCAGGATCCTACAGAGACTGACAAAGAAATGATACGACAGAAACGGCTAGCCGACGAGCAGCTTCAGGCCTATAAGCGAGAGCGTGACCGCATCAAGTTTAGCCAGTAtgccgaggccaagatGTACATTGCTCCGCCTGATGGAGGCAGCCCCAATCGCGTCAAGCAGCTGTTGACCAAGTGTCTGCAGATACAGGCTGAGATCAACAAAATGGTGTCCCTGGACAAGATGCGAAAGTTCCACATGCAGGATATTTTTGACGAATTGGATCAGAtgacggaggaggagaagcaggaaTGTCTCGAAAGTCTTGATAACTCGCATCTGGTGGACGCCTACAACGTGTTTAATAATCCGGAGTATTGGGACTTTTACCGCGAGTATCTGTTGACCAAAGAGAACTATTTGGGATATGAatctactacttgtagtaaggGCAGAGGCGACACATTGTTCAAGAGTGAATTCAGGGAATGTGGAACGACAAAATCGACGACGGAGGAATTGGCGGCCACGGAGGTTTCCCAGTGGCGCCAGAAGAATGAAACGTCGGTAGAGAACGATACTGTTAAACTTGATACTTCATCCGAGGGCTTCTTTTCGTCCACGCAAGAGCTGTCCGAACGGACTGAAGATACAGttgacaagaagctcaCTCAGCGACAGAAACGGGATTCAAAGAGAGCGACTTTGAAGGCTCTGGACAAGTCGATTTCTGAGAATATCGCTGCTCCTGACGACGTCGCCATTGGGATTAAGGAGAATGGAACTGTTAGAAACCAAGCCAAAAAGACGACCTTTGAAAACTGGCTTGACGGGTTCTCTGAAGCAGAGAAACATAAACCAGCATCTAAGATTACGCTCACTGGCCATTTCAAAAACGCGACTCCACAGATGCGAAGGGAGATGCTAAAGGCTCGACACGAGACAAAGATGGAGCTCGTTGCTCGAACAGCAGATCCCTCAACTACTGTGACTCTGGACATGCTAGCAGGGCTCACATGCAACTGTGGAGAGCCAGTCTTTGTGCGTAACCGAGACTCTAGCGCGGCAGCTCCTCTGATACCTCGTCGACAGCTTTATCTGTCTACTAACAGATACAAGAATCTTCATGGAGATTCAGGATGGACCAACCACACCTTCAAGCACAAGCAGGCCGATTTCGATATCAACACAACGTCCTTCAGAGACCATCATGACCACAAACTGCTGAGAGCGTTTGAAACGAACTGGAGAATTATGTTCAACTCCCTCTCCAAACAATTGGGTCCTATTGCAGCCAACCATGCCGGAAGATACGATGATGTGGAAGCAAATGTGGTGTACACTGACGGATCGCATAATGCCCTCCCTTCACCTCTTCTATACAATGCAGGAGCCGCAGGCTGGGGTGTCCACTTCGAAAAGGGGCTTATGCCTGATGCATGTGGACGTGTTCCTGGCGAACAGACTCCTGGGCGAGCTGAAATCCTGGCTATGGTGATGGCTATCCGAATCATTTCCAGACACATGACTTACCGGTCACAAAAATGGGAGATTCGTACAGACAGTCTGTGGACATTGAGGCTTTTGGAGCATGGCTGGGAGGGCCTGGAACCGACCGAGAGAATGCGCTCGCATCCAAACTACTACCTGATTAAGCGTCTACGAGCGTTGCTGTACGAGAACCAAAACATCTCACTCCGGTTCATCAGGAGCCAACATATGCATTCTGGAGCTCGCATTGCAGACAAGCTGGCTAAGAAGGGAGCCCGGAAGAAGTATTCAGAGACTGCAGAGCAGTACGGAACCGACGATGAGGACATTTTCATTCATGATCCTGCGTTGTCAGCTTTCTTTCCATCCGCAACGGTACCGTCTAACCTTAGATCGAGTATGTGGACGGATAACAAGGAGTGA